A genomic stretch from Caldicellulosiruptoraceae bacterium PP1 includes:
- a CDS encoding anti-phage-associated DUF1156 domain-containing protein, whose amino-acid sequence MKSFIEVQFPISKISKESYKERMAGSGQTLTGLGKWWGRKPLILVRAALLGLIMPSSEDPKKDMEIFLKILTMDDDGLLKRKDKPIPADVMYRHSTDREKKIYFIEENGKIKLKKDISITEKQQLQLTVFKRLSYDEKIKYCKRPEEIENTEKNEWNIINNHLGTNAYSLQELMRQLGEKRFGKVPTVGDCFAGGGSIPFEAARMGFDVFASDLNPVAMLLTWASLNILGSSKEEIESLKRFQENVYNKADKIITEWGIEHNEMGHRANAYLYCNETICPECGYKVPLAPSWIIGKNTKTIAILKENENKGYDIEIKSGVTSDEMKKAEKGTIINSKLVCPHCKIETPIAAIRKDRRLDDGTTQYGLRKWEKNEFIPRENDIFQERLYCIRYQDDNGHRYYIAPTQKDLEREEKVIKLLSERFEDWQSKGYIPSSAIEEGEKTNELIRTRGWTYWHQLFNPRQLLLHGLLMELIDNEAKTNNEKILGLIGIGRCTDWNSKLCRWDPTKSGGVGHTAQTYYNQALNTLYNYGTRGLKSIIDTWLIELIQIINNSNRNICLRLGDAYKVSYYCDIWLTDPPYADAVNYHELSEFFLAWDKKMLKDIFPDWYTDSKRALAVKGTGEDFNQTMIDIYKNITQHMTDDGMQIVMFTHQDVKVWSNLALILWASGLRITAAWNIATETDSGGLKDGNYVKGTVLLVLRKQTSEETAFLDELLPQIEIEVKKQIDVMNMLDNKEEPNYHDPDYILASYAAALKVLTNYKKIEDIDIGYELKKINQPGYNSPIIKIIEEAKNIAINYLVPNGFDNKIWRSLKPDERFYLKGIDLEKDKVYQLSSYQEIAKGYGVYNYKDILASTKANAVRVKTALELGMKGIGSNDAFHKSLLRNILVALYLTVRDENTLSGFNWLKNETDFWNKRNIILEILNYLSTLDSFENMKQWEKEAYFAKLLKVYIENYGV is encoded by the coding sequence ATGAAAAGTTTTATAGAAGTTCAATTTCCTATATCTAAAATATCAAAAGAGAGTTATAAAGAGCGAATGGCAGGAAGTGGCCAAACATTAACTGGCCTTGGGAAATGGTGGGGTAGAAAGCCTCTTATATTGGTTAGAGCAGCATTATTAGGGCTTATTATGCCATCATCTGAAGACCCAAAAAAAGATATGGAGATATTTTTAAAGATTTTAACAATGGATGATGATGGCTTGCTAAAAAGAAAGGATAAGCCCATTCCTGCTGATGTCATGTATAGACATTCAACAGATAGAGAAAAGAAAATATATTTTATTGAAGAAAACGGAAAAATAAAACTTAAAAAAGATATTTCTATTACGGAAAAGCAGCAGCTTCAATTAACTGTATTTAAAAGGTTATCATATGATGAAAAAATAAAATATTGCAAAAGACCTGAAGAAATAGAGAATACAGAAAAGAATGAATGGAATATTATAAATAATCACTTAGGAACAAATGCATATAGCCTTCAGGAACTTATGAGACAATTAGGTGAAAAAAGATTTGGTAAAGTTCCAACGGTAGGTGATTGTTTTGCAGGTGGAGGTAGTATTCCTTTTGAAGCTGCAAGAATGGGATTTGATGTTTTTGCATCAGACCTAAACCCTGTTGCTATGCTACTTACATGGGCATCTTTAAATATATTAGGTAGTAGTAAAGAAGAGATAGAATCTCTTAAGAGATTTCAAGAAAATGTATATAACAAAGCAGACAAAATCATAACTGAATGGGGTATTGAACATAATGAAATGGGACATAGAGCAAATGCATATTTATATTGCAATGAAACAATCTGCCCAGAATGTGGATACAAAGTTCCCCTTGCACCATCATGGATAATTGGGAAAAATACAAAAACAATTGCTATATTAAAAGAAAATGAGAATAAAGGATATGATATTGAGATAAAATCAGGTGTAACAAGTGATGAGATGAAAAAAGCAGAAAAAGGGACAATAATAAATAGCAAACTTGTATGTCCTCATTGTAAAATAGAAACACCAATTGCAGCTATAAGAAAGGATAGAAGGCTTGATGATGGCACAACTCAATATGGACTAAGAAAGTGGGAGAAAAACGAATTTATTCCAAGAGAAAATGATATTTTTCAAGAAAGGCTATATTGTATAAGATATCAAGATGATAATGGTCATAGATATTACATAGCACCTACTCAAAAGGACTTAGAAAGAGAAGAAAAGGTGATAAAGCTATTAAGTGAAAGGTTTGAAGATTGGCAGTCAAAAGGGTATATTCCAAGTAGTGCAATTGAAGAAGGTGAAAAAACTAATGAACTTATTAGAACAAGAGGCTGGACATATTGGCACCAGTTATTTAATCCAAGGCAGCTTCTTTTGCATGGGCTTTTGATGGAGCTAATTGACAATGAGGCAAAAACTAATAATGAAAAAATATTAGGACTAATTGGAATAGGTAGATGTACTGATTGGAATTCTAAATTATGCAGGTGGGATCCAACAAAATCTGGAGGGGTAGGTCATACAGCACAAACATATTATAATCAAGCATTAAATACTTTGTATAATTATGGAACTAGAGGGTTAAAATCAATTATTGATACATGGCTTATTGAGTTAATTCAAATAATAAATAATAGTAATAGAAATATCTGCTTAAGACTAGGTGATGCTTATAAAGTATCTTACTATTGTGATATTTGGCTCACTGATCCACCTTATGCTGATGCTGTGAATTACCATGAGTTATCTGAGTTCTTCTTGGCATGGGATAAAAAGATGTTAAAAGACATATTTCCAGATTGGTATACAGATAGTAAAAGGGCACTTGCAGTTAAGGGAACTGGTGAAGATTTTAACCAAACTATGATTGATATCTATAAAAACATAACCCAACATATGACTGATGATGGTATGCAAATTGTAATGTTCACACACCAAGATGTCAAGGTTTGGTCAAACCTTGCATTGATTTTATGGGCATCAGGGTTAAGGATAACTGCTGCATGGAATATAGCAACAGAAACAGATTCAGGAGGCTTAAAAGATGGTAATTATGTAAAAGGGACTGTTTTGTTGGTATTAAGGAAACAAACATCAGAAGAAACAGCTTTTTTAGATGAACTTTTACCGCAAATTGAAATAGAGGTAAAAAAACAGATTGATGTAATGAATATGTTGGATAACAAAGAAGAGCCAAATTACCATGACCCAGACTACATATTAGCTTCTTATGCAGCAGCTTTAAAAGTATTAACAAACTACAAAAAAATAGAAGATATTGATATTGGATATGAACTAAAAAAGATAAATCAACCTGGGTATAACTCACCAATAATCAAAATTATTGAAGAAGCAAAAAATATAGCAATAAATTACTTAGTTCCAAATGGCTTTGATAATAAAATATGGCGTTCTTTAAAACCTGATGAAAGATTTTATTTAAAGGGAATTGATTTAGAAAAAGACAAGGTTTATCAGTTGTCTTCTTATCAAGAGATTGCAAAAGGCTATGGTGTTTATAACTATAAAGATATATTAGCAAGCACAAAAGCTAATGCCGTTCGTGTAAAAACAGCGTTAGAACTTGGTATGAAAGGAATAGGTAGCAATGACGCTTTTCATAAGTCTTTATTGAGAAATATATTGGTAGCTTTATACCTAACAGTCAGAGATGAAAACACATTATCAGGCTTTAATTGGCTCAAGAATGAAACTGATTTTTGGAATAAAAGAAACATTATTTTGGAGATTCTTAATTATTTATCTACTTTAGATTCTTTTGAAAATATGAAACAATGGGAAAAAGAAGCGTATTTCGCAAAATTATTGAAAGTATATATTGAAAATTATGGTGTTTAA
- a CDS encoding DUF3780 domain-containing protein, with the protein MDKNTIGFGFNPKESEHHFLVIIPKSQNSNMIIYERFVWQYDKEQQVIDNTVDKAKVELSKAKWKLIENTLKNEFNKRLKEQKLPVAKWQIGQNIVHRLFGKEMVLLAWAIEDCEISLIPIAIKNWLGLSPEERWWLFTMTNAATGNLNDKRGWRKAIKYALTENPIEESIKQLSIFEINSNRDLLK; encoded by the coding sequence ATGGACAAAAACACAATAGGCTTTGGATTTAATCCAAAAGAATCGGAACATCATTTTCTTGTTATCATTCCAAAAAGTCAAAATAGTAATATGATTATTTATGAAAGATTTGTTTGGCAATATGATAAAGAACAACAAGTAATAGACAATACAGTTGATAAAGCAAAGGTTGAACTATCAAAAGCTAAATGGAAATTAATCGAAAATACACTTAAGAATGAATTTAATAAAAGACTTAAAGAACAAAAATTACCTGTTGCTAAGTGGCAGATTGGACAGAATATTGTTCATAGATTGTTTGGTAAAGAAATGGTATTATTAGCATGGGCTATAGAAGACTGTGAAATATCTTTAATTCCAATTGCAATAAAAAATTGGTTAGGTTTATCACCAGAAGAAAGATGGTGGCTTTTTACTATGACTAACGCAGCAACAGGGAACTTAAACGACAAAAGAGGGTGGAGAAAAGCAATAAAATATGCACTGACAGAAAATCCAATTGAAGAATCAATTAAGCAATTAAGTATCTTTGAAATAAACTCAAATAGAGATTTACTAAAATAG
- a CDS encoding DUF2254 family protein produces MKLKALGRGKSLLSSILIIAIVYIFCPEIFSNDPNTARYLLNTIATSLTTIFAISISVIMIAVQLTSAKLTHKIIEYFTKFKWNYILLMFFFTTIIHTTFMLALVNEGLGSNRFVRKGINFDIFMFVICLGVLILYIYNVFEILKPNNILKIILKELEKLLQKDKIDEALKYLDMIYDISKKSSNKLDTTTSVEGLRLISNLYIDNRFYDKRYEKIFEDSINHLLSATSICIRAKDDEAFKAIISNLQIITNKLIENRMYKDIEIIIDAYQHILLYDLIGYHNLGYVKIITDEITNIYIKLFDNIENHEVQQLFIKAFNIFHTISKEIIDLEPTGLIFICDEILINCFGKLIEIIIDNNKADLLYWIIGDYYHTVKSFIENSEMENITKYLEWFRKILITNQKDNVNEYLEIYFVITALSLYLKKQVVFVSMIRNIARLYSLSKLFLKEIIDQRKFYRIFFDFTSTTKYFINTYFIWNGYAKVKNLKNIKAKKNLNFFDNFTIDDFSTKRLFYEGKFRCKKIIKTYKKF; encoded by the coding sequence ATGAAGCTAAAAGCTCTTGGTAGAGGAAAGTCTTTGCTTTCCTCTATTTTGATTATTGCAATTGTATATATTTTCTGTCCAGAGATATTTTCAAATGATCCTAACACAGCAAGGTATCTTTTGAATACAATTGCTACATCACTAACAACCATTTTCGCAATTTCAATATCTGTAATTATGATAGCCGTTCAGCTTACAAGTGCAAAACTTACACATAAGATAATAGAATATTTTACAAAATTCAAGTGGAACTATATTTTACTAATGTTTTTTTTCACAACAATTATTCATACAACATTTATGCTTGCATTAGTTAACGAAGGGTTAGGTTCAAATAGGTTTGTTAGAAAAGGTATAAATTTTGACATCTTTATGTTTGTAATATGCCTTGGAGTTCTAATCTTATATATATATAATGTTTTTGAAATATTAAAACCAAATAATATACTAAAAATAATTTTAAAAGAGTTAGAAAAACTGCTTCAAAAAGATAAGATTGATGAGGCCTTAAAATATCTTGATATGATTTATGATATTTCAAAAAAGTCATCAAATAAATTGGATACGACTACATCAGTTGAAGGTCTTCGATTAATATCAAATTTATATATTGATAATAGATTCTATGACAAGAGGTATGAAAAGATTTTTGAGGATTCCATTAACCATTTACTTTCAGCAACAAGTATTTGTATAAGAGCAAAAGATGATGAGGCTTTTAAAGCAATAATTAGTAATTTACAAATAATAACAAATAAGTTAATAGAAAATAGAATGTATAAAGATATAGAAATAATAATTGATGCATACCAACATATCCTTCTTTATGATTTGATTGGTTATCATAATTTAGGGTATGTAAAGATAATAACTGATGAGATAACTAATATATATATAAAACTTTTTGATAACATTGAAAATCATGAGGTTCAACAGCTTTTTATTAAAGCTTTCAATATATTTCACACAATATCAAAAGAAATTATTGATTTAGAGCCCACAGGTCTAATTTTTATATGTGATGAGATATTAATAAACTGCTTTGGGAAACTAATTGAGATAATTATTGATAATAATAAGGCAGATTTACTTTATTGGATTATTGGTGATTATTATCATACAGTAAAAAGCTTTATTGAGAATTCAGAAATGGAGAATATAACAAAATATCTTGAATGGTTTAGAAAGATTCTAATTACTAATCAAAAGGATAATGTAAATGAATACCTTGAGATATATTTTGTGATTACTGCACTAAGTTTGTATCTAAAAAAGCAAGTAGTTTTTGTTTCTATGATAAGAAATATTGCAAGACTCTATAGTTTAAGCAAGTTATTTTTAAAGGAAATAATAGACCAAAGGAAATTTTATAGAATATTCTTTGATTTTACATCAACAACAAAATATTTTATCAATACTTACTTTATATGGAATGGTTATGCAAAGGTCAAAAATCTAAAAAATATAAAAGCTAAAAAGAATTTAAATTTCTTTGATAACTTTACCATTGATGATTTTTCGACAAAAAGGCTATTCTATGAGGGGAAGTTTAGATGTAAAAAAATAATTAAAACTTATAAAAAATTTTGA
- a CDS encoding DUF499 domain-containing protein, whose amino-acid sequence MKTLLQACIPRESVFDCSQREDVIDLTDLINNRINPKEFFEETYITQGMRLLFDAAFKRFHRQGQTGIIKLTQTMGGGKTHNMVALGLLAKYPELRAKILGDKFKDSHLGKINVVAFTGRESDVPYGIWGAIADQLGKKEMFKDYYAPLQAPGQTAWINLLRGEPLLILLDELPPYLENAKSKLIGDTNLAVITTTALANLFNALAKDELSNVCLVISDLKATYESGSELLRSSFKELEAEINRFSLDIEPVQSTSDEIYHILKKRLFSVLPDNEDINEIAIAYKNAVNEAKQMGLTNISPEQIYIGVKDSYPFHPILKDLYARFKENTNFQQTRGLIRLMRIIVSQLYKGENPLAANKYLINVYDFDLNDQEMYSAISNIKQSLTNAISHDIASNGKAIAEVIDKQLGETYMSQISKLILMSSLSEVPNAVLGLHLQEIIAYLCEPNKDMSGVKKALEDFQMQAWYLHKDKEGRLYFQNVKNIIAEMNSLIDSYDNESAKKELKSFLLDKFTPKLNDCYQNVLVFPAIDEINLSKDKVTLIITEPYMLGDSLNPELINFYEQINYKNRVMFLTGQRSTMERLYQKTKELKAISTIVARMKNEFTPETDPQFKVASEKMEKIQFELKQIIRETFQHLYYPTAQGLQSADFTMEFKGNEYNPEQQIRDVLLRKLKFTTDISDESFRKKCEARLFTQKEMRWVDIEEKSATNPSWQWHHPQALTELKNDMLRKGIWRENGGYIEKGPFPKEKTSVLIQELRRDADTDEVVLKIVPQYGDKVYYDYGNNVSENSNIVENLNEFRTNALKLAFLCIDSTGEHQTGDPVIWKNKLEVKYRTPYLKDNKKVIEIKSNPNAKIKYTFDGSNPKDYGIECNGQIEVPDDKSLVLVVAEAEGEFSEVVSIKVDIDENIIIDKQKPIKVTRKIKTNDTKETYEEMNLLKKHNAKISDVTIALFKTGDDNGWLEIMIGNSVPVDIDKLESIIEQIRSNIMSESKVNINFEYSISKFNTGQDFLDYLADKKKTINDFRQEELVQ is encoded by the coding sequence ATGAAGACGCTTTTACAAGCATGTATTCCGAGAGAAAGTGTTTTTGATTGTTCTCAGCGGGAGGATGTTATTGATTTAACTGATTTAATAAATAATAGAATAAATCCTAAGGAATTTTTCGAAGAAACTTATATAACACAAGGTATGAGACTTTTATTTGATGCAGCATTTAAAAGATTTCATAGGCAAGGACAAACTGGAATTATTAAGCTTACTCAAACTATGGGTGGCGGTAAAACTCATAATATGGTTGCATTAGGTCTTCTTGCAAAATACCCTGAACTAAGAGCAAAGATTTTAGGTGACAAATTCAAAGATAGCCATTTAGGTAAAATAAATGTTGTAGCATTTACTGGACGAGAAAGTGATGTTCCTTATGGCATTTGGGGTGCTATTGCAGATCAACTTGGCAAAAAAGAAATGTTTAAAGATTATTATGCACCTCTACAAGCACCAGGTCAAACAGCATGGATAAATTTATTAAGAGGAGAGCCCTTGTTAATTTTATTAGATGAATTACCACCATATCTTGAAAATGCTAAATCAAAATTAATAGGAGATACTAATTTAGCAGTAATAACAACAACTGCTTTAGCAAATCTATTTAATGCTCTTGCAAAAGATGAACTTTCAAATGTTTGTTTGGTAATATCTGATTTAAAAGCTACATATGAAAGTGGAAGTGAGCTTTTAAGATCATCTTTCAAAGAACTTGAAGCAGAGATAAACAGGTTTTCTTTAGACATCGAACCAGTTCAAAGCACTTCTGATGAAATATATCATATTTTAAAAAAGAGATTATTTTCTGTACTTCCTGACAATGAAGATATAAATGAAATTGCTATTGCATATAAGAATGCAGTTAATGAAGCAAAACAAATGGGTTTAACAAATATTTCACCTGAACAAATTTATATAGGTGTAAAAGATTCATACCCATTTCATCCAATACTTAAGGATTTATATGCAAGATTTAAAGAGAATACAAACTTTCAACAAACCAGAGGACTTATTAGATTAATGAGAATTATAGTAAGTCAGCTTTATAAAGGTGAAAATCCATTAGCAGCAAATAAATATTTAATAAATGTTTATGATTTTGATTTAAATGATCAAGAAATGTATTCAGCAATTAGTAATATAAAACAATCATTAACTAATGCGATCTCTCATGATATAGCTTCTAATGGTAAGGCAATAGCTGAAGTGATTGATAAACAGCTTGGAGAAACATATATGAGCCAGATTAGCAAATTAATACTTATGTCCTCTCTTTCTGAGGTTCCTAATGCTGTTTTGGGGTTACATCTACAAGAAATTATTGCATACCTATGTGAGCCTAATAAGGATATGTCAGGTGTCAAAAAAGCATTAGAAGACTTTCAGATGCAAGCATGGTATTTACATAAAGATAAAGAAGGAAGACTTTATTTCCAAAATGTGAAAAACATCATTGCTGAGATGAACTCTTTAATAGATTCTTATGATAATGAAAGTGCCAAAAAAGAATTAAAAAGTTTTCTATTAGATAAATTTACCCCCAAATTAAATGATTGTTATCAAAATGTTTTGGTTTTTCCGGCTATTGATGAAATAAATCTTTCAAAGGATAAAGTAACCCTAATTATAACAGAACCATATATGTTAGGTGATAGCTTAAACCCAGAGCTTATTAATTTTTATGAACAGATTAATTATAAAAACAGAGTTATGTTTTTAACAGGTCAAAGATCTACAATGGAGAGATTATATCAAAAAACAAAAGAATTAAAAGCTATATCTACAATAGTTGCTCGAATGAAAAATGAATTTACACCCGAAACAGATCCACAGTTTAAAGTTGCAAGTGAAAAAATGGAGAAAATACAATTTGAGCTAAAACAAATAATAAGAGAAACATTCCAACATCTTTATTATCCAACAGCTCAAGGGTTACAATCAGCAGATTTTACCATGGAATTTAAAGGTAATGAATATAACCCTGAGCAGCAAATAAGAGATGTCCTTTTAAGAAAATTGAAATTTACAACAGATATTTCTGACGAAAGTTTTAGAAAAAAATGTGAAGCCAGATTATTTACACAAAAAGAGATGCGTTGGGTAGATATTGAAGAAAAATCTGCTACAAATCCTTCATGGCAGTGGCATCACCCACAGGCTCTTACTGAACTAAAAAATGATATGCTCAGAAAAGGCATTTGGAGAGAAAATGGTGGCTATATCGAAAAAGGCCCATTCCCAAAAGAAAAGACAAGCGTTTTAATTCAAGAACTTAGGAGAGATGCTGATACTGATGAAGTTGTTTTAAAAATTGTTCCACAATATGGCGATAAAGTTTATTACGACTATGGAAACAATGTGTCTGAAAATTCAAATATTGTAGAAAATTTAAATGAATTTAGAACAAATGCTTTAAAATTAGCTTTTTTATGTATTGATTCAACTGGTGAACACCAAACAGGCGATCCTGTTATATGGAAAAATAAGTTAGAAGTAAAATATAGAACACCGTATTTAAAAGATAATAAAAAAGTTATTGAAATTAAATCAAATCCAAATGCAAAGATAAAATATACATTTGACGGTTCAAATCCAAAAGATTATGGGATTGAATGTAACGGACAAATAGAAGTTCCAGATGATAAGTCGCTTGTATTAGTAGTTGCAGAAGCAGAAGGAGAATTTTCAGAAGTTGTTTCAATAAAAGTTGATATTGATGAAAATATTATCATTGATAAACAAAAACCTATTAAGGTAACACGAAAAATTAAAACTAATGACACAAAAGAAACATACGAGGAGATGAATTTACTTAAAAAGCATAATGCAAAAATATCTGATGTTACAATAGCACTCTTTAAAACAGGCGACGATAATGGTTGGCTTGAGATTATGATAGGTAATTCTGTCCCTGTTGATATTGATAAACTTGAATCTATTATTGAACAAATAAGGTCAAATATTATGTCAGAAAGTAAAGTAAATATCAATTTTGAATATAGTATTTCTAAATTTAATACAGGTCAAGATTTTCTTGATTATTTGGCAGATAAGAAAAAAACAATTAATGATTTTCGACAAGAGGAGTTAGTGCAATAA
- the pdxT gene encoding pyridoxal 5'-phosphate synthase glutaminase subunit PdxT, producing MLNIGVLGFQGGVIEHIEKIKKLGHNAILVKYINQLDSLDGLILPGGESTTIGLFLKRDNFKEVLLNKINSGLPVFGTCAGVIVLSKRIKNQSEIYMPVLDITIERNAYGSQIDSFMDNIYFEKLNIYTKAVFIRAPKIIEVSENVEVLARLDTPIAIQQGNILAATFHPELTDETIWHEYFISMITEKGC from the coding sequence TTGCTAAATATTGGTGTGCTTGGATTTCAGGGTGGTGTTATTGAACACATTGAAAAGATAAAAAAGCTTGGTCACAATGCTATCTTAGTTAAATATATAAATCAATTGGATAGCCTTGATGGATTAATATTGCCCGGCGGTGAAAGCACTACAATAGGATTATTTTTGAAAAGGGATAATTTTAAAGAAGTTTTATTAAATAAGATTAATTCTGGATTGCCTGTTTTTGGGACATGTGCTGGTGTAATTGTATTAAGTAAAAGAATTAAAAATCAATCTGAAATATATATGCCAGTTTTAGACATAACAATAGAGAGAAATGCTTATGGAAGCCAAATTGATAGTTTTATGGATAATATTTATTTTGAAAAACTCAATATTTATACAAAGGCAGTTTTTATTAGAGCTCCAAAAATAATTGAGGTATCAGAAAATGTTGAGGTTTTGGCAAGGCTTGATACTCCAATTGCTATTCAGCAAGGTAATATATTAGCTGCTACATTTCATCCAGAGCTAACTGATGAAACAATTTGGCATGAATATTTTATAAGTATGATTACAGAAAAAGGCTGTTAA
- a CDS encoding DUF4363 family protein → MRFWIVVIVFIIIISLFTYFSNIMILPTIEKMNNYIDKIIADVENDRFENAKVECKEMIKYWNTRKKVWATLIDHQEIDNIESNLTRILKITTYKDKSDIIGEASQLKFYVIHIKERIILSFENIF, encoded by the coding sequence TTGAGGTTTTGGATTGTTGTGATAGTATTTATCATAATTATTTCATTATTCACATATTTTTCTAATATAATGATTTTACCAACAATAGAGAAAATGAATAACTATATAGATAAAATAATTGCAGATGTTGAAAATGACAGATTTGAAAATGCAAAAGTTGAATGCAAAGAGATGATAAAATATTGGAATACAAGAAAAAAAGTGTGGGCTACACTTATTGATCATCAGGAGATTGATAATATTGAAAGTAACTTAACAAGAATATTAAAAATAACAACATATAAAGATAAAAGTGATATCATAGGTGAAGCAAGTCAGTTGAAATTTTATGTAATCCATATAAAAGAAAGAATAATACTATCTTTTGAAAATATATTTTAA
- a CDS encoding DUF421 domain-containing protein has protein sequence MILVMFLRTLILYFVVVLVMRLMGKRQMGELQPFELVITIMISELASVPMQNTGVPLINGIIPILTLLFAQAIITYSSLKSNLVKKMVCGSPTILIEKGRILEQELRKTMYGINDLLEQLRIKGYFNIHDIEYAILETDGDVSVIPKSQKRPVVPSDMNIPTKYEGLPINIIIDGKINKDALTRENIEIEWIKKELSKRGIDDIKKVFFASIDSEGNLFVQKKIR, from the coding sequence ATGATTCTTGTTATGTTTTTACGAACACTGATATTATACTTTGTTGTTGTTCTTGTTATGAGGTTGATGGGAAAAAGGCAGATGGGTGAGCTTCAACCGTTTGAACTTGTTATCACAATTATGATTTCTGAGCTTGCTTCAGTTCCAATGCAAAATACTGGTGTTCCATTAATTAATGGAATTATTCCAATTTTAACATTATTATTTGCACAAGCAATAATTACTTACAGCTCTTTAAAATCAAATCTTGTTAAAAAAATGGTATGCGGAAGCCCGACAATTTTGATTGAAAAAGGAAGAATATTAGAGCAGGAATTAAGAAAAACCATGTATGGTATTAATGATTTATTAGAACAACTTAGAATAAAAGGATATTTTAATATACATGATATTGAATATGCTATATTAGAAACAGATGGGGATGTAAGTGTTATTCCAAAATCTCAGAAAAGGCCTGTTGTTCCATCAGATATGAATATACCTACAAAATATGAAGGATTACCTATAAATATAATAATTGATGGTAAGATAAATAAAGATGCTCTCACAAGAGAAAATATAGAAATAGAGTGGATAAAAAAAGAGCTTTCTAAAAGAGGTATTGATGATATTAAAAAAGTATTTTTTGCAAGTATTGATTCAGAAGGTAATCTATTTGTTCAAAAAAAGATTAGGTAG
- the pdxS gene encoding pyridoxal 5'-phosphate synthase lyase subunit PdxS: protein MSLNQEQYQLNKNLAQMLKGGVIMDVTTPEQAEIAEKAGAVAVMALQKVPADLRKEGKVARMADPKIIKEIKSAVSIPVMAKVRIGHFVEAQILESLGIDYIDESEVLTPADEENHIDKTKFKVPFVCGARDLGEALRRIQEGASMIRTKGEAGTGNVVEAVRHIRLINRQIAIASSLNENELYRYSKDLGVSYQLLKQTAELKRLPVVNFAAGGIATPADAALMMQLGCDGVFVGSGIFKSKNPEKRAKAIVLATTYYNDPKVLAEISHDLGEEMEGIEIRDMQEKDKLSLRGI, encoded by the coding sequence ATGAGTTTAAATCAAGAACAATATCAATTAAATAAAAACTTGGCTCAAATGCTAAAAGGTGGGGTTATTATGGATGTGACTACCCCAGAGCAGGCAGAGATTGCCGAAAAAGCTGGTGCTGTTGCTGTTATGGCACTTCAAAAGGTTCCTGCTGATCTTAGAAAAGAAGGTAAAGTTGCAAGAATGGCTGACCCCAAGATTATTAAAGAAATAAAGAGTGCTGTGTCTATTCCTGTTATGGCAAAGGTTAGAATTGGGCATTTTGTTGAGGCACAGATCTTAGAATCCCTTGGAATTGACTATATTGATGAGAGTGAGGTCTTAACCCCTGCTGATGAAGAAAACCACATTGATAAAACAAAGTTCAAGGTTCCTTTTGTTTGTGGTGCAAGGGATTTAGGCGAAGCTCTAAGAAGAATACAAGAAGGTGCTTCAATGATTAGAACAAAAGGTGAGGCAGGCACTGGAAATGTTGTTGAAGCAGTTAGGCATATAAGGCTTATAAATAGACAGATTGCAATTGCATCTTCTTTAAATGAAAATGAATTATATAGATATTCAAAGGATTTAGGTGTTTCATATCAGCTTTTAAAACAAACTGCAGAACTAAAAAGACTACCTGTTGTAAACTTTGCTGCTGGTGGTATAGCTACCCCTGCTGATGCAGCACTTATGATGCAATTAGGATGTGATGGAGTATTTGTTGGCTCAGGAATATTCAAATCAAAAAACCCAGAAAAAAGAGCTAAAGCAATAGTATTAGCTACAACCTATTATAATGATCCAAAGGTATTGGCTGAGATTTCACATGATTTAGGAGAAGAAATGGAAGGTATAGAAATTAGAGATATGCAAGAAAAAGACAAACTATCTTTAAGGGGGATATAA